The DNA region CCCGACCGGTGGGCGGGCCGGGGCTCATCCGCCCGCCCGCCGGTCGACCAGACGGTGACGCGCGCACCCTCCGGGGGCACTTCGGTCGTGCCACGGGGCGCGTCGCCCCGGCTCCCTCCCCGCCGAGGGGAGCCCCTCGTGACGTCGGAAGCGGGACGAGGGGAACGGCGGGGAGGAAGCCGCCCCGGGCCCGCCGGGGCCCATGCTTGACGAACCATTGCCAGACCCGTCCGGAAGTGAGGCCCACGCCATGCCCGCCACCCCCCACCAGGGCCATGTGGTCGTAGCTCCCGACAAGTTCAAGGGCACCCTGGAGGCCGCCGAGGCCGCCGCCCGGATCGCCGCCGGCATCCGCCGCGCCGCCCCCGGCACCGAGGTGCGCGAACTGCCCGTCGCCGACGGCGGCGAGGGCACCCTGGCCGCCGCGCTCGCGGCCGGCTTCGCCCGCGTCCCCGCCAAGGTGGCCGGCCCCACCGGTCTGCCGGTCGACGCGGCGCTCGCGGTCCGGGGCTCCACCGCCGTGGTCGAGCTGGCCCAGGCCTCGGGCCTGGCCCGGCTCCCCGGCGGCCGCACCGCCCCGCTGGCGGCCGGTTCCTACGGGGTCGGCCAGTTGATCGGCCGGGCCATCGGCCTCGGCGCCGAGCGGATCGTGCTCGGCCTCGGCGGCAGCGCCTGCACCGACGGCGGGGCGGGCATGGTCCAGGCACTCGGGGTCTCGCTGCTGGACGGCGACGGCACCGAACTGCCGCCCGGCGGGGCCGCGTTGCGCCGCCTGCAGCGGATCGACCCGGGCTCCCTGGCCAACCTGCCGGCCGGCGTGGAGATCGTGGTCGCCTGCGACGTCGACAACCCGCTCCTCGGCCCGCGCGGCGCGGCCGCCGTCTACGGCCCGCAGAAGGGCGCGGACGGCGGGGACCTCGCGGTGTTGGAGGAAGGTCTGACCCGGTTCGCCGACGTGGTCGGCGCGGTGGTCGGCCGCGAGGTGCGCGACGCGCCCGGCGCGGGGGCCGCGGGCGGGGTCGGCTTCGCGGCCCTCGCCCTGCTGGGCGCCACCATGCGACCCGGTATCGAGCTCCTGCTCGACCTGCTGGGTTTCGACGAGGCCGTGCGTGGAGCGCGCCT from Kitasatospora sp. NBC_00458 includes:
- a CDS encoding glycerate kinase — translated: MPATPHQGHVVVAPDKFKGTLEAAEAAARIAAGIRRAAPGTEVRELPVADGGEGTLAAALAAGFARVPAKVAGPTGLPVDAALAVRGSTAVVELAQASGLARLPGGRTAPLAAGSYGVGQLIGRAIGLGAERIVLGLGGSACTDGGAGMVQALGVSLLDGDGTELPPGGAALRRLQRIDPGSLANLPAGVEIVVACDVDNPLLGPRGAAAVYGPQKGADGGDLAVLEEGLTRFADVVGAVVGREVRDAPGAGAAGGVGFAALALLGATMRPGIELLLDLLGFDEAVRGARLVVTGEGCLDAQTLHGKAPAGVAAAAARAGVRVAAVAGRVELSERELRSAGFAAAYALSELGEHPGDGLTRAGELAEVAGERLAAAFLRR